The Streptomyces camelliae genome window below encodes:
- a CDS encoding acyl-CoA dehydrogenase family protein: MLSDSTTTIVTERPLVADVVAGAPRVAEIAARCAAETEAARRLAPEVVEAVREAGFGRHFVPAAFGGAEGRFTDMTAAVTLVGQGCASAAWAASLSAYAARYGAFLPLEGQAEIWADGPDALMAGALMPAGKAEPASGGWRLSGEWKYISGVRFADWVFACSAVPDGQVGPDGRPEVRFFAVPRADIAVKDTWFTMGMRGTGSDTMVLDDVFVPGHRTLSRFDINAGRAPASEARCHTVPVDALNALPLAVPLLGAARGALRVGAEQTMRRVDRRGAPAREKPPVQIELARAAGEVDAAELLMQRAARVADGDEPAREGEAAVRGPRDLALAVELLVSAVDRIFKSGGTTAHFESDPVQRYWRDINTAASHVIFDFETAGAAFGAWVLGVEGAERGH, from the coding sequence ATGCTCAGCGACAGCACAACGACGATCGTGACCGAGCGTCCGCTCGTGGCGGATGTCGTCGCCGGCGCGCCGCGCGTGGCGGAGATCGCGGCCCGGTGCGCCGCGGAGACGGAGGCCGCCCGGCGGCTCGCGCCCGAGGTGGTCGAGGCCGTGCGCGAGGCCGGATTCGGCCGGCACTTCGTCCCCGCGGCCTTCGGCGGCGCGGAGGGCCGCTTCACGGACATGACCGCCGCGGTCACCCTGGTCGGCCAGGGCTGCGCCTCGGCCGCCTGGGCCGCCTCGCTGTCCGCGTACGCGGCCCGGTACGGCGCCTTCCTGCCCCTGGAGGGACAGGCCGAGATCTGGGCCGACGGTCCGGACGCGTTGATGGCGGGCGCGCTGATGCCGGCCGGCAAGGCCGAGCCCGCCTCCGGTGGCTGGCGGCTCAGCGGCGAGTGGAAGTACATCAGCGGAGTGCGCTTCGCGGACTGGGTGTTCGCCTGCTCGGCCGTGCCCGACGGTCAGGTGGGTCCCGACGGGCGGCCCGAGGTGCGGTTCTTCGCGGTGCCGCGGGCGGACATCGCCGTCAAGGACACCTGGTTCACGATGGGCATGCGCGGGACCGGCAGCGACACCATGGTTCTGGACGACGTCTTCGTGCCCGGGCACCGGACCCTGTCGCGGTTCGACATCAACGCGGGCCGGGCGCCCGCTTCCGAGGCCCGCTGCCACACCGTCCCCGTGGACGCCTTGAACGCCCTTCCGCTCGCCGTCCCGTTGCTGGGCGCCGCCCGGGGTGCGCTGCGCGTCGGCGCCGAGCAGACCATGCGCCGGGTCGACCGCCGGGGCGCCCCGGCGCGGGAGAAGCCGCCGGTGCAGATCGAACTGGCCCGCGCGGCCGGCGAGGTGGACGCCGCCGAACTCCTCATGCAGCGCGCCGCCCGGGTCGCCGACGGCGACGAACCGGCCCGGGAGGGCGAGGCGGCGGTCCGCGGGCCGCGGGACCTCGCGCTGGCCGTGGAACTGCTGGTGTCGGCCGTCGACCGCATCTTCAAATCCGGCGGAACCACGGCCCACTTCGAGTCCGACCCCGTCCAGCGCTACTGGCGGGACATCAACACCGCCGCGTCCCATGTGATCTTCGACTTCGAGACCGCCGGGGCCGCGTTCGGCGCCTGGGTGCTCGGCGTGGAGGGTGCGGAGCGCGGGCACTGA